The Metamycoplasma cloacale genome includes a region encoding these proteins:
- a CDS encoding MAG4270 family putative restriction endonuclease: MNLKPRYYKLEFQTKNLHIKSHSAKASGYIYIYGQIDNNSKEVSLTINDVKVEFNYLLFDTYHTASHFQNKNAPKYFEMRQNFCNENNIEFKARSSNKNNNLIEFTNELLSKFNLETNNYLKKSTLKSLISLIKGNNPCGSITKPQNSEIIIVNKDDIYFNIPILIDCIWYKTSETRKIDYSNKEFNNFFQDIMAITELKNFFLSLESKIDDSLTKEEQRKSAKRNLLRSKQLISLQTVITKYRSFFSTNIEKQLKRKSLMAFDNDNFEKCHIYDVQLIKKDILNKWNNKQISEPMEIETHFKEDLFKIQDFYNFINLSPNLHALFDSRKICFSPETGELIENNQYSSLLNEEKIKFNKINEDFLHKCRKYLYDKNLAYKKDLDK; the protein is encoded by the coding sequence ATGAATTTAAAACCTCGCTACTACAAATTAGAATTTCAAACCAAAAACCTACATATTAAATCTCATTCAGCAAAGGCAAGTGGATATATTTATATATATGGCCAAATTGACAACAATTCAAAAGAGGTGTCTTTAACTATTAATGATGTGAAAGTTGAATTTAATTATTTATTATTTGATACATATCACACAGCATCACATTTTCAAAATAAAAATGCTCCTAAGTATTTTGAAATGAGACAAAATTTTTGTAATGAAAATAACATTGAATTTAAAGCAAGATCCTCAAATAAAAATAATAATTTAATTGAATTTACAAATGAATTACTTTCTAAATTCAATTTAGAAACCAACAATTATTTAAAGAAATCAACATTAAAAAGTTTAATATCATTAATTAAGGGGAACAATCCTTGTGGTTCTATTACTAAACCGCAAAACTCAGAAATTATCATAGTTAATAAAGACGATATATATTTTAACATTCCAATTTTAATTGATTGTATTTGATACAAAACATCCGAAACAAGAAAAATTGATTATTCTAATAAAGAATTTAATAATTTTTTTCAAGATATTATGGCAATTACTGAACTGAAAAATTTCTTTCTTTCACTTGAATCAAAAATAGATGATTCTCTAACAAAAGAAGAACAAAGAAAATCTGCAAAGAGGAATTTATTGCGTTCAAAACAATTAATTTCTCTTCAAACTGTAATTACTAAATATCGTTCATTCTTTTCTACAAATATAGAAAAACAATTAAAGAGGAAGTCATTGATGGCTTTTGACAATGATAATTTTGAAAAATGCCATATTTATGATGTACAACTAATTAAGAAAGATATTTTAAATAAATGAAATAATAAACAAATTTCTGAACCAATGGAAATTGAAACTCATTTTAAAGAGGATTTATTTAAAATTCAAGATTTTTATAATTTTATTAATTTATCACCAAATCTACATGCTTTGTTCGATTCGAGAAAAATTTGCTTTTCGCCCGAAACTGGCGAACTTATTGAAAATAATCAATATTCTTCATTACTAAATGAAGAAAAAATCAAATTTAATAAAATAAATGAGGATTTTCTTCATAAATGTAGAAAATATTTATATGACAAAAATTTAGCATATAAAAAAGATTTAGATAAATAA
- the proS gene encoding proline--tRNA ligase: protein MKKLEKITPQNVDFAKWYTDVIKNGDLMAYGSTKGSIIFKPLSFGIWDNIRFELDKKFKAKGVQNVYLPLLIPESLLQKEKDHLQGFNPELATVTEVGGKKLSEKYFIRPTSETLFGEFFKNEVESYNDLPLIYNQWVNVLRWEKTTNPFLRTREFLWQEGHTVHNNKEEAVQLTWDMLEIYRDFLKEYLALPVLCGQKTEHEKFSGADFTLTVEAMMKDGKALQGGTSHYLGQNFTKAFDISFKNKNNETEFAYGTSWGVSTRLLGALIMTHGDDRGIIIPPKIAPTQVDVIELFANKEEKVAQQAKLISDALLNANIRAKIDNSDKNPGFKAANSEIHGTPLRIEIGPKDVQENQVILVRRDTLEKNIVKINDMKEFIDVVLNKLNSIQNDLYNAALDRLNHNFVEVSSYDEFKEAIASGKWVLAPFEGSNEDEDVIKNETGASTRCIPFKLPIEIKNDTCFYTKKKTKRIVAFAKAY from the coding sequence ATGAAGAAATTAGAAAAAATTACTCCACAAAACGTTGATTTTGCAAAGTGATATACTGACGTCATTAAAAATGGTGACTTAATGGCTTATGGTTCAACAAAAGGTTCAATCATTTTCAAACCTTTATCATTCGGAATTTGAGATAACATCCGTTTTGAACTTGATAAAAAATTTAAAGCAAAAGGTGTGCAAAATGTTTATCTACCATTATTAATTCCCGAAAGTTTATTACAAAAAGAAAAAGATCACCTTCAAGGTTTTAACCCTGAATTAGCAACAGTGACTGAAGTTGGTGGCAAGAAATTAAGTGAAAAATATTTCATTCGTCCAACATCAGAGACACTATTTGGTGAGTTTTTCAAAAATGAAGTTGAATCTTATAATGATTTACCATTAATTTACAACCAATGAGTAAACGTATTACGTTGAGAAAAAACAACTAACCCATTTTTAAGAACAAGAGAGTTTTTATGACAAGAAGGTCATACTGTTCATAACAATAAAGAAGAAGCTGTGCAGTTGACATGAGATATGTTAGAAATCTATCGTGATTTTCTAAAAGAGTATCTAGCTCTTCCTGTACTATGCGGTCAAAAAACAGAACACGAAAAATTCTCTGGTGCAGATTTTACATTAACTGTGGAAGCAATGATGAAAGACGGTAAAGCTTTACAAGGTGGAACAAGTCATTATTTAGGACAAAACTTCACCAAAGCTTTTGATATTTCATTTAAAAATAAAAACAACGAAACTGAATTTGCTTATGGAACTAGTTGAGGAGTTTCAACAAGATTACTTGGTGCTTTAATTATGACCCACGGAGATGATAGAGGGATTATTATTCCTCCAAAAATTGCTCCAACACAAGTAGATGTTATTGAATTATTTGCTAATAAAGAAGAAAAGGTAGCACAACAAGCTAAATTAATTTCAGATGCTTTACTAAACGCAAATATTAGAGCAAAAATTGATAATTCAGATAAAAATCCAGGGTTTAAAGCTGCTAATAGCGAAATTCATGGAACACCTTTAAGAATTGAAATTGGACCTAAAGATGTTCAAGAAAATCAAGTTATTTTAGTAAGAAGAGATACATTAGAAAAAAATATTGTTAAAATAAATGATATGAAGGAATTTATTGATGTTGTATTAAATAAATTAAATTCCATTCAAAATGATTTATATAATGCAGCATTAGATAGATTAAATCATAACTTCGTTGAAGTTTCATCATACGATGAATTCAAAGAAGCAATTGCTAGCGGTAAATGGGTGTTAGCACCATTTGAAGGAAGCAATGAAGACGAAGATGTTATTAAAAACGAAACTGGCGCTTCAACAAGATGTATTCCTTTTAAATTACCAATAGAAATTAAAAACGATACATGTTTCTATACCAAAAAGAAAACAAAAAGAATTGTTGCTTTTGCTAAAGCATACTAA
- a CDS encoding thioredoxin family protein, giving the protein MVIKTTKNELGNKHLEGLSILAFRATWCPPCQMMGPELERLSELHSDIKIFDVDVDQNIVFAREMKVNGIPSFFLYKDGELIENTAGYMPAEELAKKLGK; this is encoded by the coding sequence ATGGTTATTAAAACAACAAAAAATGAATTAGGAAACAAACACTTAGAAGGATTATCAATTTTAGCTTTCAGAGCAACATGATGTCCTCCTTGCCAAATGATGGGACCTGAATTAGAAAGATTATCAGAACTACACTCAGACATTAAAATCTTTGATGTTGATGTTGATCAAAACATTGTTTTCGCAAGAGAAATGAAAGTAAACGGAATTCCATCATTCTTTTTATACAAAGATGGAGAATTAATTGAAAACACAGCAGGTTATATGCCGGCTGAAGAATTAGCTAAAAAGTTAGGAAAATAG
- the dcm_N gene encoding DNA (cytosine-5-)-methyltransferase N-terminal subunit, which translates to MKKIKLFEFFSGIGSQYKAFKNIAKKHNIHVESVGCCEWYIDAIIGYMAIHYGLLKPEEHFSHNEMVELLKPYGFSKDSKQPISNNYFKRCKNLASIFPYLYAFVNKDYFQKKYPNNIAPDNSVDIRFVKQLDYEIDVMTYSFPCQDLSQQGKQRGLGKQTRSGLLFEVERILKHSKIKPKVLILENVKTLTSQKFIKQFNEWIDTLDMLGYHTSFKVLNSADFGSAQNRERIFAVSIRKDIFNNAFNFDNLISLNHKKLKNIIKSTNYGIDASNLLSEFSRTKFYITKSNINKSRLINYSKFNSETYIYLNTNLGPTLTASGANSRLKFYFPKLNKLRYINSEEAFLYLGFTNKDFNSINKTKLISDTKMIFLAGNSISIEVLESLFSEVIKWI; encoded by the coding sequence ATGAAAAAAATAAAATTATTCGAGTTCTTCTCTGGAATAGGTTCACAATATAAAGCTTTTAAAAATATCGCCAAAAAACACAATATACATGTTGAATCTGTTGGTTGTTGCGAATGATATATTGATGCAATTATTGGTTATATGGCTATTCATTATGGTTTATTAAAACCTGAAGAACATTTTTCACACAATGAAATGGTCGAGCTTTTAAAACCATATGGTTTTAGTAAAGATTCAAAACAACCAATTTCCAATAATTACTTCAAAAGATGCAAAAATCTTGCATCAATTTTCCCATATTTATATGCCTTTGTTAATAAAGATTATTTTCAAAAAAAATATCCAAATAATATAGCCCCAGATAACTCTGTTGATATTAGATTTGTGAAACAATTAGATTATGAAATTGATGTAATGACATACTCTTTCCCGTGTCAAGATTTAAGTCAACAAGGTAAACAAAGAGGATTAGGAAAGCAAACTCGTTCTGGATTATTGTTTGAAGTTGAACGAATTCTAAAACATTCAAAAATTAAACCAAAAGTCTTAATTCTAGAAAATGTTAAAACACTTACATCGCAAAAATTTATTAAACAATTTAACGAATGAATAGACACACTTGACATGCTTGGTTATCACACTTCATTTAAAGTGCTAAACTCTGCAGATTTTGGTTCAGCTCAAAATAGAGAAAGGATATTTGCGGTTTCAATTAGAAAAGATATTTTCAATAATGCTTTCAATTTCGATAATTTAATATCCCTTAATCATAAAAAGCTTAAAAATATTATTAAATCAACTAATTATGGAATTGATGCAAGTAATCTTTTATCAGAATTTTCACGCACAAAATTTTATATAACCAAATCTAATATTAATAAAAGTAGACTAATTAATTATTCTAAATTCAATAGCGAAACATATATTTATTTAAATACCAACTTAGGTCCAACCCTTACTGCAAGTGGTGCAAATTCACGCCTGAAATTTTATTTTCCAAAGTTAAATAAACTTAGATACATCAATTCAGAAGAAGCATTTTTATATTTAGGATTTACTAATAAGGATTTTAATTCTATCAATAAAACAAAATTAATTTCTGATACAAAAATGATTTTTTTAGCTGGTAATTCTATATCTATTGAAGTTCTTGAATCGTTGTTCTCAGAGGTGATTAAATGAATTTAA
- a CDS encoding HAD hydrolase family protein, translated as MNFKPQAYFLDLDGTTLDLPKTSSMISSENVDTIRSFNDNNIPVIISTGRGNSEFVMKLAKSFNSPYVICQNGGLIVDKQNNLLQINKIKQERVADIVKLLIEHKLCFILNSSQVIYGPTLKIKMIRPWAKKMQLKTYDDLPKLEESTKILTFGVSKKKIVELRDLLASKFIDISQHIVSRGYSIEITDINATKGKADAFVCKLLNVDPKYAAHVGDSGNDTTSKEYVGAFICMKNGLKNVRVQATIVGPHYKKAGVAKVLRDTQK; from the coding sequence ATGAATTTCAAACCACAAGCATATTTTTTAGATCTAGATGGTACAACTTTAGATTTACCTAAAACATCATCAATGATTAGTTCAGAAAACGTTGATACAATTCGTTCATTCAATGATAATAACATTCCCGTCATTATTTCAACAGGTAGAGGTAATTCAGAATTTGTAATGAAATTAGCAAAATCATTTAATAGTCCATATGTTATATGTCAAAATGGGGGACTAATTGTTGATAAACAAAACAATTTATTACAAATTAATAAAATTAAGCAAGAAAGAGTTGCTGACATTGTTAAATTATTAATTGAACATAAATTATGTTTTATTTTAAATAGCTCTCAAGTTATTTATGGCCCAACATTGAAAATTAAAATGATTAGACCATGAGCTAAAAAAATGCAATTAAAAACTTATGATGATCTTCCTAAATTAGAAGAATCAACCAAAATATTAACTTTTGGTGTTTCTAAAAAGAAAATTGTTGAATTAAGAGATCTACTTGCTTCTAAATTTATTGATATATCACAACATATTGTATCTAGAGGATATTCAATTGAAATTACTGATATTAATGCAACAAAAGGTAAAGCTGATGCCTTTGTATGTAAATTGTTAAACGTTGATCCTAAATATGCAGCGCATGTTGGAGATAGTGGCAATGACACTACATCTAAAGAATATGTTGGTGCATTTATTTGCATGAAAAACGGTTTAAAAAACGTTAGAGTTCAAGCAACTATTGTTGGACCGCATTATAAAAAAGCTGGTGTAGCTAAAGTATTAAGAGATACACAAAAATAA